cggcgttccgtgtgctgcgctggctcgccagatgcagctttgtcacgctggccacgtgacccggaagtgtctctggacagcgctggccccttcTACTTCTTCCATggtttcccttcttcccttcttcaatgacttcccttctactCCTTCCATGGTTCACATTAACATATCATACAATCCTTCATATTTTGCTAGAAacattcaaatcagttttccgCTTTTACATCAATCAAATATTGTTTACTCTGTCGGATTTGTAATGCTGCTGGCGTTTTCAGCTGTGCACAATTATTTTCAACATATTCGATAGatattttccactcttctttaaatatacgttcttcttgctctcttattctgtgtTTTCACCCTTCAGGTTCTGAATATTCTAACATCTTAAATTGCCAATTCTTTTTACATGGCACTTCGCTCACTTTACATTTTTGGGCTAACACAACATGGGCCACTGTTGTTGCTTATTCTGtctggcttaaaaaggtaaagggacccctggccattaggtccagttgtgaccgactctggggttgtggcgctcatctcgctttacaggctgagggagccggcgtacagcttccgggtcatgtggccagcaggactaagacgcttctggcgaaccagagcagcgcacggaaacgccgtttacgttccagcctattgatctacttgcactttgatgtgctttcaaactgctaggttggcaggagcaggaaccgagcaacgggagctcaccctgtcgcggtgattcgaaccgccgaccttctgatcggcaagccctaggttctgtggtttaacccacatcgccacccacatccctctgtcTGGCTTATTCCAAACAAAAAGGACTTTGGGGAGAGGAAgctaaatttaaatatatatttttcaattcattataaatcatttcccaatattgtACTTTTTGAGCCCCATAATGGAAGAAACCTGAGTTTCAAGTCTGGAAAATGCGTTCAGTTGGGCTGTTTGCTAGGAATTAGAGAGCAGCATGTATTTGCAGTGCCACAGCGCTGTTGGTTTGCTTAAGCAAAAAATGCAGCGTGACTCATCAAACTGGGACGGACTGGTTTCTCTTCACATTATAACATGGGAACCATTGTTNNNNNNNNNNNNNNNNNNNNNNNNNNNNNNNNNNNNNNNNNNNNNNNNNNNNNNNNNNNNNNNNNNNNNNNNNNNNNNNNNNNNNNNNNNNNNNNNNNNNNNNNNNNNNNNNNNNNNNNNNNNNNNNNNNNNNNNNNNNNNNNNNNNNNNNNNNNNNNNNNNNNNNNNNNNNNNNNNNNNNNNNNNNNNNNNNNNNNNNNGTCGCTGGCGGTTTCTGGGCCCTGATCTGCCCCTTCTGTCTCCATGGCCAAATAATTGCGCCCCTCTATTCCAGGTAGGAGatttcagtcagtcagtcagtcagttttattgcacatagccaaaggctgctgcaatgtacacaaaggtaaagggactcctgaccattaggtccagtcgtggccgactctggggttgcggcgctcatctcgctttactggccgaaggggccggcgtacagcttctgggtcatgtggccagcatgactaagccgcttctggagaaccagagcagtgcacggaaacgccatttaccttcccactggagtggtacctattgatctacttgcactttgatgtgctttcgaactgctaggttggcaggagcagggaccgagcaacaggagctcaccccgttgtggggattcgaaccgccgaccctctgatcggcaagccctaggctctgtggtttaacccacagcaccacccgcgtccccaggaaacaatgtactgtactataaaataaataagactgtATTGTAgaggataaaaattaaaatgctttcTTACCTGCGCtggtgatagtcattgtttggatgggggggggtatCAATtgccgcagtcacacaatcaatccatcagtagctgaactgggctctacacagtcacaaaaacaaataaaccgaaaaagcctcaaaaataaatagcaaaaacgaaAGtggcaaacttaatccattccggaagtccgtttgacttctgaaatgttcgaaaaccaaggcgcagcttctgattggtgcaggcgccccggaaaccatagccgacagccgcatcggacgttcggctcccgacaaatgttcgaaaaccggaacacacacttctgggttttcggcgtttgggaaccaaggcgtttgagaaccaaggcaccactgaaaATGAGCTGCCcaagtgataataataattcttctCTTTCTGGTAGAATGTGGTCAGTCGAGTGGTCAGCCTCCCACTGGTCAGTTCGACCTTCGACATGGTCTCCTCAGCTTACGCCTCCACAAAAGAGACCCACCCCTACCTCAAGTCCGTTTGCGACGTGGCAGAGAAGAGCGTGAAGACCCTCACGGCGGCGGCCGTTGGCGGCGCCCAACCTCTCTTGACCAAGCTGGAGCCTCAGAGTGGGTGACGCTGTTGATTTGTTGCTTTGTTGCGTGTCTTGTGCCGCGCTGAGGTTGAGAAACTGTGGCACGTACCCTCACCTCCTCACTGTGTGCTTAAAGCGCAGGGCGTTCCCccagaggatcctgggaactgtagttggcgCCTCGCCACtggcaaactatggtttccaGAATTCTTCGGCAGGGGAAGGGAGTCGCATGCTTTGAATATGTTTTcggtgcataaaggtaaaggtaaaggtacccctgcccgtacgggccagtcttgacagactctagggttgtgcgcccatctcactcaagaggccgggggccagcgctgtccggagacacttccgggtcacgtggccagcgtgacatcgctgctctggcgagccagagccacacacggaaacgccgtttaccttcccgcttgtaagcggtccctatttatctacttgcacccgggggtgctttcgaactgctaggttggcaggtgctgggaccgaacaacgggagcgcaccctgccgcagggattcgaaccgccaacctttcgatcggcaagccctaggcgctgaggcttttacccacagcgccacccgcgtccccaggcgTGACACAAAAAGAATGATCTCGTAGAtcacacccatatatatatatttaatagtttttttaacatatcattttcaacagtaattaaacatacttttacatcttattcaaatttttgacttccatcaatcctgtctggaaattttccaatctaatctctcagtatgcatttcttaccttccgtattacatttcaaactcataaccaatatctcttatctttttctactttgtaacacttcgtatatttctccttacaaaacgtcttgtagtcctactggcgtaatttgttgattacagttgctcttcaaatatttcatatacttctgtaaatctctggtcccgcaggtttcgaatccttcctgtcattttgtccaattctgcatagtccattaattttgtctgccgttcttcagaatttcttcttgtttccatttctgggctaacaatactcttgccccagttgttgcatataaaaacaatttaacatcttgcctattaatgtcctgacctagaatgccaagtaaaaatgcttctggtttgttttttttaatgtatatttcaacatctttttcaactcattatatagcatttcacctttttacattcccgccacatatgataaaataatccttccttttctttacatttccaacattttttactgactttatacatttttgctaacttaactggtgtgatgtaccatctatacatcatcttcatcacgttttcttttaatgcattaATCTCtgagattaattaattaatctctGTGTCTTTTTAGTTGCAACGGCCAATCAGTAtgcttgcaaggggttggacaaaTTGGAAGAGAAACTGCCTATTTTGCAACAGCCATCAGAGAAGGTtggtaatttttttcttctttcctgacATGCTCTGCTCAATGGTACATTATCTGCgtttctatcacatgcaaaaggaaggatgctccagccaggaggaacaggaagtttcgactggctggaccaaacattccctcgcatgtcttctctaggattacaaggaatgttgtacttgactgtctctcatggatcacatcccacaatgTAAACAGCAACCTGCTTTATGTGTTCTGTTGCACAGCAAGATTCTGCTGGTGCAAAACTCTTAATTCGTCACCATGTTCGAGAAACTCTTGGAGCTGGAATGTCAAGAACACGCCGTCGTATTTTATCTTGCAGAGTAGAGACCGACACTCGCATGATGGGAACTTATCCCTGTCTGTGACGTAGGATTACTTCTCCCCACAGCTTAGGGGGCACAATACTTGCCTTACCCCGAACGCTAGGAACCCACTCTGCGCCACTTCTAAAGACTGAAATGGAAACATCCAGCCATTTCTGCCGCATTTGCCAGAGTGAAACCTCCTGTCTAGTGCAAACTTTGGTTCATAGCATTTTGCTCACAATTTTCCAGGTGGTTGCAGACACGAAGGAACTGGTCTCCACCAAAGTGACAGGGGCCCGGGACACTGTCTCCGGTACCCTCAACGGGGCGAAGGATGCTGTGGCTGGCGGCGTGAGCGGGGTGGTGGAAATGGCCAAAGGGGCCGTACACGGTGGCGTGCAGATGACCAGATCGGTGGTGGCTGGCAGTGTGAACACCGTCCTGGGGTCCAGAGTGGGTCAAATGGTCACCACTGGCATGGATGTGGTCCTGGGCAAGTCTGAAGAGCTAGTGGACCATTATCTCCCGATGACGGACAAAGAACTGGGTAGGTATCCTCGTTAAGGGAGTTATTTTATTCGTATCATTCGTTAAATTTataggcctccctccctcccaaagttactcaaggcagcaaacacacaggcagtaaagcaataaaatatattaaaaaccagTTCCTGGACAAATGTCTGGTATTTAACAGGAGGGGGCTATGTTTATCATACTATATATATTTCTGCCCCCCTGTCTGAACGGTTACCCTGTTCTCACCATGAACCATGATGTCGCCAGTTGGTCCCAGAGGTCCCAAGTCCCTGATGGGCAGAATAGGGACCGCCTCTCGCATGGTGGGAACTTTCCCCTGAACTTTCCCTTGTCTGTGACGAAGGATTGCTTCTCCCCGCAGTTTAGGGGCCACAGTACTTTCCTTACCCTGTACACTGGCAACCTACGCTGTACCACTGCTAATGACTGAAATAGAAACATCCAAACTTTTCTGCCGCATTTGCCAGAGTGAAACCTCCTGCATGGTGCAAACTTGTGTGCATAGCATTTTAAGTACTAGGCATTTAGACATAGCGTTTTGTGCATATTGAACTGATACCTTTAACGCCACCATAACCACCACCCCTCTCTCATTCCCAGCTGAACTCGCTACCTCCGTCGAGGGTTTTGAAATCTCCACCGTGGAGCAGCAGAAGGAGCAGAGGAGCTACTTTGTGCGCCTGGGGTCTCTCTCGGCCAAACTCCGCCACCGAGCCTACCAGCACTCTCTGGGCAAGTTGAGGGATGCCAAGCAGAGTACCCAAGATGCCCTCGCCCAGCTGCACCAAACCATCGAGCTGGTAAGAATGCCCCGAAAACAGATCCAGAGCCTTTTGTTTCTAATCTATACTCTATGCACTCCTTAACTGGGCTAGGGCTGCTTATGTCTGGGGTGGCGGGCATGTGGTTTATTGGGATATTTTACTATCGTGTATTTTGTGGGGGGTTATGTTGTaagccaagggacgcgggtggcgctgtgggtaaaacctcagttcctaggacttgccgatcgtatggtcggtggttcaaatccccgcggcggggtgagctcccgtccttcggtcccagctcctacccacctagcagttcgaaagcactcttaagtgcaactagataaatagggactactttatagcgggaaggtaaacggtgtttccatgtgctgtgctggtgctggctcaccagctgcagcttcgtcacgctggccacgtgacccggaagtgtcttcggacggcgccggctcacggcctctagagcgagatgagcacgcaaccctagagtcggacacaactggcccgtacgggcaggggtgcctttacctttatgttgtaagccaccctatGAGCTTAATAAATAAAAGTGATTTACAGCTTGAGAAGTGCCCATTGGCTGAACTGCTATGACATCACATAAGGCGCATTTCAGCTGCCCAAGGTGAAGGTTCCAGCGATGTATTGTTGGCAAATGATTAGAGGGGTTGGGTTGAATGGGTAGAAGACGCACGGGTTCTAGGGCATAAAGGAGAGCTTGCCAGAACAGGCCAGTGGGCTAGTGATCACCCAGATTCTTCTGGGAATCTGGCAAGCAGGGTGCAAGCACAACAGCAGTTTCTAATTCCCAGAAACCAGTATTCCGAGCCCTGCCACATCTGACGGTGGACGTGGAAGGCAGCCATCGTCCCTAGGATCTGCTGATAGCCTTCTGGTCCATGAGTTTGTCCCATCCATCCACAACcctattttaaagccacccaaagtgCTGGCTGTCAcggcctcctgtggcagagagttccacagttcagtTGTCAGAATAAGGACTTCTTCCAACACCCAGCTTTGTGGGATGCCCACTGCCCTCTAATGTTGCGAGAGAAGCTCTCCTCTGTCCACTTTCGGGGCACCGCGGTGTGTTGGGGACGGAGGTTCGGGGCTTGGTTGGATGGCATGTGCACTGGGCGGCTGGAACGGAGTGAGATTTAAGCAGGCGATGTTTGAGGACCATGGTGAAAACAACCGCATGGACTGCAGAGTTGGTAAGCAATGGCTGCATTGCATGGAGGCATAAAACAATTCTCCATCCACATCAGGCCTTGTCTATACATAACTCAGAGCGCAGTGCTGATGACATCGAGGTTTCATGTTCAATCTGCCGCATTCGCCAGAGTGACACCTTTTGAAACGGATGATCTTTGGGGTTCCgcccaactccatgattctataaaaggtgcaggggaacctgtggccctccagacgttgcagaactacagctcccattgtccttggtcattcttgctgaggctgatgggagttgtagtcccactcCATCTCGAGAGCCAAAGGGCTCTTCTTGACCTATAAGCAATAGCAGGTGCAGGAGAACgactgggtttttatttatttttttaaacgaaAAGAAAAGCAAGCTTCTGGTGTGGTTCCCCTCCCACCCTTTCTTGTCCCTTGTCAGATGGAACATGTCAAACAGGGAGTGGACCGCAAGGTACATGGCAGCCAAGAGAAGTTGCATCAGATGTGGCTGGATTGGAACCAGAAGCAAGCTCAAAGTGATGAGCCACAGCACTCCTTGGTGCAGCCAGAGGTAGCTCCTCCCTTTCGctcaggggggcgggggggggggagaccagccCCTTCTAAAAACCAATGACCAGTtacccacctcccaccccaaaaaagatCCCTTGAGAGACAACCCTGCGGTCAAGAATCTGATGctgtacaccaggggtcagcacacTTTTTCAGTATTATTTTCTTACCTGCGCTGATAATAGtccttgtttggatggggggcttttatccattgccgcagtcgcacaatcaatccatcagtagctgaactgggttccggaCAGTCACAGAaataaactaccatattttttgctctataagactcactttccccctcctaaaaagtaaggggaaatgtgtgtgcgtcttatggagcgaatgcaggctgcacagctatcccagaagccagaacagcaagagggattgctgctttcactgcacagcgatccctcttgctgttctggcttctgagattcagaatattttttttcttgttttcctcctccaaaaactaggtgcgtcttgtggtctggtgcgtcttatagagtgaaaaatacggcattTTCTTACCTgcgctgatgatagtcattgtttggatggggggcttttatccattgccgcagtcacacaatcaatcaatcaatcaatcaatcaatccatccatcagtagctgaactgggttccgcacagtcacaaaaataaactAACCAAAAGAgcctcaaaaacacaaaatagcaaaaacaaaagcaccaaacttaatccgttccggaagtccatttgacttccaaaatgttcgaaaaccaaggcgcggcttctgattggtgcaggcgccccggaaactaTAGCCGGCAGccgcatcggacattcggcttctgacaAATGTTCGAAACCCGGAACACTTGCGTCCGGGTTtccggtgtttgagaaccaaggtaccactgtagattttgAACAAAGGCCAAGGTTCTAGTCCCTCTTGAGGTGGAAGTAATGCTGGTTTCTAAAGCGGGGGGGACTTTGCGCAAGGTTGCCAATGCGGTTCCTTGTTtctcacggaggaccttacggtgcataaatagcaacaccctagtggtcccgggccctaaggaagtcagattagcttcaaccagagcagggccttttcaacactggctccggcctggtggaacgctctgcctcatgagaccagggccctgcaggatctgatttctttccgcagggcctgtaagacagagttgttccacctggcctttggcttggaatcaatttgattccctccccctcttttcttttttcctttctcctcctgtgatgaggctgcattttattgttttaatgtattttaatcttgttttttaagttgtatttcaatcaccttgtttttattattggttgttagccgccctgagccccgtcttggctggggagggtggggtataaataaaattttttattattaattattattattattattattattattattattattattctcccagGTGGAATCCCAGTCTCTCGCCCTGCTTAGGggcctcacccagcagctgcagctctCCTGCGTCACCCTCGTGTCCAGTGTCCAAGGCCTTCCCTCCGGGATCCAGGACAGAGTCCAGCAGCTCCGCCAAACCGTCGAGGGTCTCCACTCCTCCTTCTCCGGGGCTCGCTCCTTCCAAGACGTGCCGGCCGCCCTCCTGAGCCAGAGCCGCGAGAGCATCGCCAAGGCGCGCAGCTCGATGGATGAGATGTTGGACTACGTCGTGCAAAACGTCCCCCTCCCGTGGGTGGTGGGCCCTTTTGCGCCCAACCTGGTGGAGCTTCCAGAGCCAGAGGGAGTTGGCTCCCAGGCGCAGGAAGACCCCGCCGAAAAGCCCAAGACCCCGCAAAAGGAGCCCTCCGAACCGGAGAAGGAACTTTAGATCTTCTGTGCTGTGCTTTTCGGAAATCTGCGACGGCTGCAGAGAATCCTTGGGAACCGTAGTATTGCAAGGAAGTCGAGGATAccgaacctgtagccctccagatgttgtggctcttggctcccagcacatctggaggaccataggttccccGTCTCAAAGACCTggtgcttttttattttctttttgcagaactacagttcccaggtgttTCTGGCTGAGCAGAGGTTCCCAACAGCACCTGTTGTAATTTAGATGTGCCTTTTGGGAATGCTGAATGGTGGCGGCGACAAGGGAAAAAATGGTCTGAACGATGAGCCGCTTTGTGTGTTTGTCAAACACATCTCCCGTCCTCTAGAAAGAGAATATTGTCCTATTCCCCCACTGCCGCCACTTAGGGGCATTTAAAGTCCCTAGCAAATAGCTCAGAACTCAGAAATTTTGAaatgggaggagaaggagccttGGGTAAATTGCTTACCCAATCTGGGGGCCACTAGAATTTTTGGAATttactattaaaaaaaagagagagagagagagaaatggttttctcaagctaagttctactcaagagtTGACCGAATGAAATTAATGTCCCGAAGCAATGGGTTGCATCTACTGCTGGCCCTACTCCCAAGTAGACCCGTGCCCAGCATGTCATGGTTCTACTTGCGAGTAGGACTGACAGTGGCTGCAAACCTCTTGAAACGACTGGAGCCAAGTGAGCTAtgtgcattattttcagctcgtctactcttgagtaagacTGACACTGGCCATCATCTAacacggaattgtagagttggacgggacccatGGCGGTCCTCTaactagtccagcccccttcaacgcaggaaacttttgcccaacttgggactcgaacccacggccCCTGGGATTAGGGGGTCTTTTGCCctattgactgagctatccatgtgTGCCCTGTAAATCTTGGTTTTCTAGATTTAGATTCAGGAAATCCCAATGCTTTTAACGTAGGTTTGAACTATTGTTTTAACTATTAGTGAAATGTCTCCTCCTTCACTCTTGCCCTCCTACCCTGTTGTGGCTTTCAGTTTTTGACAATA
This genomic stretch from Podarcis muralis chromosome 18, rPodMur119.hap1.1, whole genome shotgun sequence harbors:
- the LOC114588288 gene encoding perilipin-3-like isoform X1, whose protein sequence is MVSSAYASTKETHPYLKSVCDVAEKSVKTLTAAAVGGAQPLLTKLEPQIATANQYACKGLDKLEEKLPILQQPSEKVVADTKELVSTKVTGARDTVSGTLNGAKDAVAGGVSGVVEMAKGAVHGGVQMTRSVVAGSVNTVLGSRVGQMVTTGMDVVLGKSEELVDHYLPMTDKELAELATSVEGFEISTVEQQKEQRSYFVRLGSLSAKLRHRAYQHSLGKLRDAKQSTQDALAQLHQTIELMEHVKQGVDRKVHGSQEKLHQMWLDWNQKQAQSDEPQHSLVQPEVESQSLALLRGLTQQLQLSCVTLVSSVQGLPSGIQDRVQQLRQTVEGLHSSFSGARSFQDVPAALLSQSRESIAKARSSMDEMLDYVVQNVPLPWVVGPFAPNLVELPEPEGVGSQAQEDPAEKPKTPQKEPSEPEKEL
- the LOC114588288 gene encoding perilipin-3-like isoform X2 — translated: MVSSAYASTKETHPYLKSVCDVAEKSVKTLTAAAVGGAQPLLTKLEPQIATANQYACKGLDKLEEKLPILQQPSEKVVADTKELVSTKVTGARDTVSGTLNGAKDAVAGGVSGVVEMAKGAVHGGVQMTRSVVAGSVNTVLGSRVGQMVTTGMDVVLGKSEELVDHYLPMTDKELAELATSVEGFEISTVEQQKEQRSYFVRLGSLSAKLRHRAYQHSLGKLRDAKQSTQDALAQLHQTIELVESQSLALLRGLTQQLQLSCVTLVSSVQGLPSGIQDRVQQLRQTVEGLHSSFSGARSFQDVPAALLSQSRESIAKARSSMDEMLDYVVQNVPLPWVVGPFAPNLVELPEPEGVGSQAQEDPAEKPKTPQKEPSEPEKEL